In one window of Pseudomonas benzenivorans DNA:
- a CDS encoding type I secretion system permease/ATPase, which produces MAVDLSQAQTRSDPRDRYDDPLLDSLLSLCSFHQKSVSRAMLTAGLPLPEQRLTVDLLPRAAARAGLQGRWLRRGLRQIPALAMPALLLLREGRSALLLGWDEQGQARIMPSESEGGEVRVNAEILAEDYSGQVFFAQPQHKFDFNREQLIPRAGSWFRDTLKRSRWLYLDAVAASLLINLIGLATPLFVMNVYDRVVPNQAVATLWVLAIGISGAFLFDLLLKTLRGLCLDLAGKKTDLIISATLFERIVGMAMKYRPARVGSFAQNIHEFQSLRDFLASLTLASVIDLPFTLLILAVIAMIGGHLVWIPLLAFPLVALIGWVLQRPLAQTMERTMALAAERQSSLIESLSGLDAVKVNNAESERQYLWEQTIGALSRLELRARMLSSLAMNSTLLLQQLAGVVIIVLGVYQIIEGNLSMGGLIACYMLSGRALGPLTQLSGLLTRYQQARVTLDSVNQMMDLPQERQEEERPLKRQALQGAVEFRQLDFHYPDQQQAALHNINLVVRPGEKIGIIGRSGSGKSSLAKLIVGLYQPDGGSLLVDGTDVRQLDVSDLRHNIGYVPQDIQLFSGTLRDNLVAGARYVEDELVLQAAELAGVHEFARLHPKGYELQVGERGQNLSGGQRQNVALARALLLDPQILLFDEPTSAMDNTGEERLKQRLAGVIGNKTLLLVTHRASLLSLVDRLVIVDRGQIIADGPKGSVMEALKKGQISVS; this is translated from the coding sequence GTGGCAGTAGACCTCAGCCAGGCCCAGACCCGTAGCGATCCGCGGGATCGCTACGATGACCCGTTGCTTGACAGCCTGTTGTCGCTTTGCAGTTTTCATCAGAAGTCGGTCAGTCGGGCCATGCTCACCGCCGGCCTGCCACTGCCGGAGCAGCGCCTGACGGTCGACTTGTTGCCGCGTGCGGCGGCACGGGCCGGTCTGCAGGGGCGCTGGTTGCGTCGTGGCTTGCGGCAGATTCCGGCGCTGGCCATGCCGGCCCTGCTCCTGCTCCGCGAGGGACGTAGTGCGTTGCTGCTCGGCTGGGACGAGCAGGGCCAGGCGCGCATCATGCCGAGCGAGAGCGAGGGCGGCGAGGTGCGGGTGAATGCCGAGATATTGGCCGAGGACTACAGTGGCCAGGTGTTTTTCGCCCAGCCGCAACACAAGTTCGACTTCAATCGCGAGCAGCTCATTCCCCGGGCCGGCTCCTGGTTTCGCGACACCCTCAAACGCTCACGCTGGCTCTATCTGGATGCCGTCGCCGCCAGCCTGTTGATCAACCTGATCGGCCTGGCGACCCCCCTGTTCGTGATGAACGTCTACGACCGGGTGGTACCCAACCAGGCCGTGGCGACGCTCTGGGTGCTGGCTATCGGCATCTCCGGTGCCTTTCTGTTCGACCTGTTGCTCAAGACCCTGCGTGGCCTGTGCCTGGACCTGGCGGGCAAGAAGACCGACCTGATCATCTCGGCGACGCTGTTCGAGCGCATCGTCGGCATGGCCATGAAGTACCGTCCGGCACGGGTCGGCAGCTTCGCCCAGAATATTCATGAGTTTCAGAGCCTGCGCGACTTCCTCGCCTCGCTGACCCTGGCCAGTGTGATCGACCTGCCCTTTACCCTGCTGATCCTGGCGGTCATCGCGATGATCGGCGGTCACCTGGTGTGGATTCCGTTGCTGGCGTTTCCCTTGGTGGCCCTCATCGGTTGGGTGCTGCAGCGGCCCCTGGCGCAAACCATGGAGCGCACCATGGCGCTGGCCGCCGAGCGCCAGTCCAGCCTGATCGAGAGCCTGTCCGGTCTGGACGCGGTCAAGGTCAACAATGCCGAGAGCGAGCGCCAGTACCTGTGGGAGCAGACCATCGGTGCGCTCAGTCGCCTGGAGTTGCGAGCCCGCATGCTGTCGAGCCTGGCGATGAACTCGACCCTGCTGCTGCAGCAGCTGGCAGGCGTGGTGATCATCGTGCTGGGCGTCTACCAGATCATCGAGGGCAACCTGAGCATGGGGGGGCTGATCGCCTGCTACATGCTCAGTGGCCGTGCGCTGGGGCCCTTGACCCAGTTGTCCGGCCTGCTCACTCGCTATCAGCAGGCACGGGTGACGCTCGACTCGGTCAACCAGATGATGGACCTGCCGCAGGAGCGTCAGGAAGAAGAGCGTCCCCTCAAGCGCCAGGCGCTGCAGGGGGCCGTGGAGTTCCGTCAGTTGGACTTCCATTATCCGGATCAGCAGCAGGCTGCACTGCATAACATCAACCTGGTGGTCCGTCCCGGCGAGAAGATCGGCATCATCGGTCGTAGCGGCTCGGGCAAGAGCTCCCTGGCCAAGCTGATCGTCGGCCTCTATCAACCCGATGGCGGCAGCCTGCTGGTCGATGGCACCGATGTGCGCCAGCTGGATGTCAGCGACCTGCGCCACAACATCGGCTACGTGCCCCAGGACATCCAGCTGTTTTCCGGCACCCTGCGCGACAACCTGGTGGCCGGGGCGCGCTACGTCGAGGACGAGTTGGTGCTGCAGGCCGCCGAGCTGGCCGGGGTCCACGAATTCGCCCGGCTGCACCCGAAAGGCTACGAGCTGCAGGTCGGCGAGCGCGGGCAGAACCTGTCCGGCGGTCAGCGGCAGAATGTCGCCCTGGCCCGCGCTTTGCTGCTCGATCCGCAGATACTGCTGTTCGATGAGCCGACCAGCGCCATGGACAACACCGGCGAGGAGCGTCTCAAGCAGCGCCTGGCCGGGGTGATCGGCAACAAGACCTTGCTGCTGGTAACGCACCGCGCCTCGCTGCTCAGCCTGGTCGATCGTCTGGTGATCGTCGACCGTGGGCAGATCATCGCCGACGGGCCCAAGGGCAGCGTGATGGAAGCGCTGAAGAAGGGACAAATCAGTGTCAGCTAA
- a CDS encoding HlyD family type I secretion periplasmic adaptor subunit, translated as MSSYFGSHTGVGDEPLPEVSKALIEDAPKVVRLTIWGLIAFVAFCLLWAHFAVVDEVTRGDGKAIPSSRLQKIQNLEGGIVAELFVREGQVVNVGDPLLRLDDTRFASNVGETEADRLALLLRVERLSAEVQGRELEVAEEVREKAPRLAENEEQLFNSRRQQLLDEIAGLEEQLVQRRQELREFVSKQGQFRNSLNLLRQEIRMSEPLVAEGAISQVEVLRLKRAEVESRGQLEATTLAIPRAEAAIKEVERKIDETRGRFRSDALTELNEARTELSKIQSTGKALEDRVNRTLVTSPVRGIVKQLLVNTIGGVIQPGSDLVEIVPLDDKLLVEARIRPQDIAFLHPGQEAMVKFTAYDYTIYGGLKAELVQIGADTVTDDEGNSFYVIQLRTEKSHLGSEQQPLLIIPGMVASVDIITGEKSILSYLLKPIIRARAEALRER; from the coding sequence ATGTCTTCCTACTTCGGCAGCCACACCGGAGTGGGCGACGAACCCTTGCCGGAGGTCAGCAAGGCGTTGATCGAGGATGCGCCCAAGGTGGTGCGACTGACCATCTGGGGGTTGATCGCCTTCGTTGCGTTCTGCCTGCTGTGGGCTCATTTCGCCGTGGTCGACGAGGTCACGCGGGGCGATGGCAAGGCGATTCCCTCCTCGCGGCTGCAGAAGATCCAGAACCTCGAGGGCGGCATTGTCGCCGAGCTGTTCGTGCGCGAAGGGCAGGTGGTGAACGTCGGTGATCCGCTGCTGCGCCTGGACGATACGCGCTTCGCCTCCAATGTCGGGGAGACTGAGGCCGATCGCCTGGCCTTGCTGCTGCGCGTGGAGCGGCTCAGTGCCGAGGTGCAGGGGCGCGAGCTGGAGGTGGCCGAGGAGGTGCGCGAGAAGGCGCCGCGCCTGGCCGAGAACGAGGAACAGCTGTTCAACAGCCGTCGCCAGCAGCTGCTGGACGAGATCGCCGGCCTGGAGGAGCAACTGGTGCAGCGCCGCCAGGAGTTGCGTGAGTTCGTCTCCAAGCAGGGGCAGTTCCGCAACAGCCTCAACCTGCTGCGCCAGGAAATCCGCATGTCCGAGCCGCTGGTGGCCGAGGGCGCGATCTCCCAAGTCGAGGTGTTGCGCCTCAAGCGCGCCGAGGTGGAGAGCCGTGGCCAGCTGGAGGCCACGACCCTGGCGATCCCCCGGGCGGAGGCGGCGATCAAGGAGGTCGAGCGCAAGATCGACGAGACCCGCGGGCGTTTTCGCAGCGACGCCCTGACCGAGTTGAACGAGGCGCGCACCGAGCTGAGCAAGATCCAGTCCACCGGCAAGGCCCTGGAGGACCGGGTCAACCGTACCCTGGTCACCTCGCCGGTGCGCGGCATCGTCAAGCAGCTGCTGGTCAACACCATAGGCGGGGTGATCCAGCCGGGCAGCGATCTGGTGGAGATCGTGCCGCTGGACGACAAGCTGCTGGTCGAGGCGCGTATCCGGCCCCAGGACATCGCCTTCTTGCATCCGGGCCAGGAGGCCATGGTCAAGTTCACCGCTTACGACTACACCATCTACGGCGGGCTCAAGGCCGAACTGGTGCAGATCGGCGCCGACACCGTCACCGACGATGAAGGCAACAGCTTCTACGTGATCCAGCTACGCACGGAGAAGAGCCACCTGGGTAGCGAACAGCAGCCACTGCTGATCATTCCCGGGATGGTCGCCTCGGTGGACATCATCACCGGCGAGAAGAGCATCCTCAGCTACCTGCTCAAGCCGATCATCCGCGCCCGGGCCGAGGCGCTGCGCGAGCGCTGA
- the mmsB gene encoding 3-hydroxyisobutyrate dehydrogenase, whose translation MTQIAFIGLGHMGLPMARNLLKAGFGLRVFDLVPAAVEELEKEGAQAARSAADAVRGMEVVISMLPASRHVEGLYLGDNGLLAALEPGTLVLECSTIAPESARRVHQAAAERGLQMLDAPVSGGTAGAAAGTLTFMVGGEAAVLEKAQPIFQAMGKNIFHAGPDGAGQVAKVCNNQVLAVQMIATAEAMALGVANGLDPAVLAEIMRQSSGGNWTLEKYNPWPGVMENAPASKGYSGGFMAELMAKDLGLAQEAAQVTGSSTPMGALALQLYRLLLKQGKGQRDFSVVQQLFVE comes from the coding sequence ATGACCCAGATCGCCTTTATCGGCCTCGGCCACATGGGCCTGCCCATGGCCCGCAACCTGCTCAAGGCCGGCTTCGGCCTGCGGGTCTTCGACCTGGTGCCGGCCGCCGTCGAGGAGCTGGAAAAGGAAGGCGCCCAGGCGGCCCGCAGCGCCGCCGATGCGGTACGGGGCATGGAGGTGGTGATCAGCATGCTGCCGGCCAGCCGCCACGTGGAGGGCCTGTACCTGGGCGACAATGGTCTGCTCGCGGCCCTTGAACCCGGCACCCTGGTGCTGGAGTGCTCGACCATCGCCCCGGAGTCCGCGCGCAGGGTGCACCAGGCCGCCGCCGAGCGCGGCCTGCAGATGCTCGATGCGCCGGTCTCCGGCGGCACCGCCGGGGCGGCGGCGGGCACCCTGACCTTCATGGTCGGCGGCGAGGCCGCGGTGCTGGAGAAGGCCCAGCCGATCTTCCAGGCCATGGGCAAGAATATCTTCCACGCCGGCCCCGACGGCGCCGGCCAGGTGGCCAAGGTGTGCAACAACCAGGTGCTGGCGGTGCAGATGATCGCCACCGCCGAGGCCATGGCCCTGGGCGTGGCCAACGGCCTCGACCCGGCGGTGCTGGCCGAGATCATGCGCCAGAGCTCGGGTGGCAACTGGACCCTGGAGAAGTACAACCCCTGGCCCGGGGTGATGGAGAACGCCCCGGCCTCCAAGGGCTACTCCGGCGGTTTCATGGCCGAGCTGATGGCCAAGGACCTGGGCCTGGCCCAGGAGGCGGCCCAGGTGACCGGCAGCAGCACGCCCATGGGCGCCCTGGCGCTGCAGCTCTACCGCCTGCTGCTCAAGCAGGGCAAGGGCCAGCGGGACTTCTCGGTGGTGCAGCAGCTGTTCGTCGAGTAG
- a CDS encoding enoyl-CoA hydratase/isomerase family protein, with translation MNVSFELHNSLHGYQVGIASLDAQKSLNALTLPMIEALDAQLAAWAEDPRIACVLLRGNGPKAFCAGGDVVQLVQQCRAHPGEVPPLARRFFADEYRLDHRIHRYPKPLICWAHGHVLGGGMGLMQGASLRIVTPSSRLGMPEIHIGLYPDVGGSWFLARLPGRLGLFLGLTASGINARDALDLDLADRFLLDNQQDALIEGLVQLNWQEQPQLQLHSLLKALEHEARGELPEAQWLPRRERIDQLLDHPDLPAAWHALAALQDDGDPLLARAAKTLASGCPLTAHLVWQQIARARRMSLEQVFQMEYAMSLNCCRHPDFPEGVRARLIDKDQPPHWHWADVASIPEEVIAAHFVDVWEGPHPLADL, from the coding sequence ATGAACGTGAGTTTCGAGTTACATAACAGCCTGCACGGCTACCAGGTCGGCATCGCCAGCCTGGATGCGCAGAAGAGCCTCAATGCCCTGACCCTGCCGATGATCGAAGCCCTGGACGCCCAGCTCGCGGCCTGGGCCGAGGACCCCAGGATCGCCTGCGTGCTGCTGCGCGGCAACGGCCCCAAGGCCTTCTGTGCCGGCGGCGATGTGGTCCAGCTGGTCCAGCAGTGCCGCGCCCACCCCGGCGAGGTGCCGCCCCTGGCGCGGCGCTTCTTCGCCGACGAATACCGTCTCGACCACCGCATCCACCGCTATCCCAAGCCGCTGATCTGCTGGGCCCACGGCCATGTGCTGGGCGGTGGCATGGGCCTGATGCAGGGCGCCAGCCTGCGCATCGTCACCCCGTCCAGCCGCCTGGGCATGCCGGAGATCCATATCGGCCTGTACCCGGATGTCGGCGGCAGCTGGTTCCTCGCCCGCCTGCCCGGCCGGCTCGGCCTGTTCCTCGGCCTGACCGCCAGCGGCATCAACGCCCGCGACGCCCTGGACCTGGACCTGGCCGACCGTTTCCTGCTCGACAACCAGCAGGATGCGCTGATCGAGGGCCTGGTCCAGCTCAACTGGCAGGAGCAGCCGCAACTGCAGCTGCACAGCCTGCTCAAGGCCCTGGAGCACGAGGCCCGCGGCGAGCTGCCGGAAGCCCAGTGGCTGCCGCGCCGCGAGCGTATCGACCAACTGCTCGACCACCCCGACCTGCCGGCCGCCTGGCACGCCCTGGCCGCCCTGCAGGACGATGGCGACCCGTTGCTGGCCCGCGCCGCCAAGACCCTGGCCAGCGGCTGCCCGCTGACCGCCCACCTGGTCTGGCAGCAAATCGCCCGGGCCCGGCGCATGTCCCTGGAGCAGGTGTTCCAGATGGAGTACGCCATGAGCCTGAACTGCTGCCGCCACCCGGACTTCCCCGAAGGCGTGCGCGCCCGCCTGATCGACAAGGACCAGCCCCCCCACTGGCACTGGGCGGATGTCGCGAGCATCCCCGAGGAGGTGATTGCGGCGCACTTCGTCGACGTCTGGGAAGGCCCACACCCCCTGGCCGATCTCTAG
- a CDS encoding enoyl-CoA hydratase: MTTALEPYSPGLFDLTHKITVEKHGHTALITLNHPPANTWDRDSLIGLKQLIEHLNRDDDIYALVVTGQGGKFFSAGADLNLFADGDKARAREMARRFGEAFEALRDFRGVSIAAINGYAMGGGLECALACDLRIAERQAQMALPEATVGLLPCAGGTQALPWLVGEGWAKRMILCGERIDAETALRIGLVEQLVDSGEARNHALLLAAKVARQSPVAVRTIKPLIQGARERNPNQWLPEERERFVDLFDADDTREGVNAFLEKREPQWRNK; the protein is encoded by the coding sequence ATGACCACCGCCCTGGAACCCTACAGCCCCGGCCTGTTCGACCTGACCCACAAGATCACCGTGGAGAAGCACGGCCACACGGCGCTGATCACCCTCAACCACCCGCCGGCCAACACCTGGGACCGCGACTCGCTGATCGGCCTCAAGCAGCTGATCGAGCACCTCAACCGCGACGACGACATCTATGCCCTGGTGGTGACCGGCCAGGGCGGCAAGTTTTTCAGCGCCGGCGCCGACCTCAATCTGTTCGCCGACGGCGACAAGGCCCGCGCCCGCGAGATGGCCCGGCGCTTCGGCGAGGCCTTCGAGGCGCTGCGCGACTTCCGCGGCGTATCGATCGCCGCGATCAACGGCTACGCCATGGGCGGCGGCCTGGAATGCGCCCTGGCCTGCGACCTGCGCATCGCCGAGCGCCAGGCGCAGATGGCCCTGCCGGAGGCCACGGTGGGCCTGCTGCCCTGCGCCGGCGGCACCCAGGCACTGCCCTGGCTGGTCGGCGAGGGCTGGGCCAAGCGCATGATCCTCTGCGGCGAGCGCATCGATGCCGAGACCGCGCTGCGCATCGGCCTGGTCGAGCAGCTGGTCGACAGCGGCGAGGCGCGCAACCATGCCCTGCTGCTGGCGGCCAAGGTGGCGCGGCAGAGCCCGGTGGCGGTGCGCACCATCAAACCGTTGATCCAGGGCGCCCGCGAACGCAATCCGAACCAGTGGCTACCGGAGGAGCGTGAGCGCTTCGTCGACCTGTTCGACGCCGACGACACCCGCGAGGGGGTCAATGCCTTCCTGGAGAAGCGCGAGCCACAGTGGCGCAACAAGTAA
- a CDS encoding acyl-CoA dehydrogenase family protein has translation MDFELSDEQRLLVDSARAFARHELAPHAGDWDREHHFPVEVIKRAGEQGYLALYLGEEDGGLGLSRLSAALIFEQLAAGCVATTAYMTIHNMAIWMLASFADAELKARWLPRLVSGELLASYCLTEPDAGSDAARLATRARREGEHYVLDGSKCFISGAGSTDVLIVMARTGQEGAKGISCFLVPADAEGVKYGRNELKMGWCAQPTRSISFEGVRIPAGNRIGPEGQGFVYAMKGLDGGRLNIASCSLGAAQAALEQALRYVEERKQFGKPLSEFQALQFKLADMLTALTASRQMVRLAAHKLDNRHGEASLYCAMAKRFATDQCFALCNEALQLHGGYGYLNDYPLERWVRDSRVHQILEGTNEIMRVIIARRLLEQGGMLDRLL, from the coding sequence ATGGACTTCGAACTCAGCGATGAACAACGCCTGCTGGTCGACAGCGCCCGCGCCTTCGCCCGTCACGAGCTGGCCCCCCATGCCGGCGACTGGGACCGCGAGCACCACTTCCCGGTCGAGGTGATCAAGCGCGCCGGCGAGCAGGGCTACCTGGCCCTGTACCTCGGCGAGGAGGATGGCGGCCTGGGCCTGTCGCGCCTGTCCGCCGCGCTGATCTTCGAGCAGCTGGCGGCCGGCTGCGTGGCCACCACTGCCTACATGACCATCCACAACATGGCCATCTGGATGCTCGCCAGCTTCGCCGACGCCGAGCTCAAGGCCCGCTGGCTGCCGCGCCTGGTCAGCGGCGAGCTGCTCGCCTCCTACTGCCTGACCGAGCCGGACGCCGGCTCCGACGCGGCCCGCCTGGCCACTCGCGCGCGCCGCGAAGGCGAACACTACGTGCTGGACGGCAGCAAGTGCTTCATCTCCGGCGCCGGCAGCACCGATGTGCTGATCGTCATGGCGCGCACCGGCCAGGAAGGGGCCAAGGGCATCTCCTGCTTCCTGGTGCCGGCCGACGCCGAGGGCGTGAAGTACGGCCGCAACGAGCTGAAGATGGGCTGGTGCGCCCAGCCGACCCGCTCGATCAGCTTCGAAGGCGTGCGCATCCCCGCCGGCAACCGCATCGGCCCCGAGGGCCAGGGCTTCGTCTATGCCATGAAGGGCCTGGACGGCGGCCGCCTCAACATCGCCAGCTGCTCCCTGGGTGCGGCCCAGGCGGCGCTGGAGCAGGCGCTGCGCTATGTCGAGGAGCGCAAGCAGTTCGGCAAGCCCCTCAGCGAATTCCAGGCCCTGCAGTTCAAGCTGGCCGACATGCTCACCGCGCTCACCGCCAGCCGGCAGATGGTGCGCCTGGCCGCGCACAAGCTGGATAACCGCCATGGCGAGGCCAGCCTGTACTGCGCCATGGCCAAGCGCTTCGCCACCGACCAGTGCTTCGCCCTGTGCAACGAGGCCCTGCAATTGCACGGCGGCTATGGTTACCTGAACGACTACCCGCTGGAGCGCTGGGTACGCGACAGCCGCGTGCACCAGATACTCGAGGGGACCAACGAGATCATGCGGGTGATCATCGCCCGCCGCCTGCTCGAGCAGGGCGGCATGCTCGATCGCCTGCTCTAG
- a CDS encoding CoA-acylating methylmalonate-semialdehyde dehydrogenase, whose translation MAKAIPQLIEGQWRESRAREFIEVTDPATQEVLALAPKATAEEIEAAVASAKAAFLTWREVPVPERARLMLRYQHLLKEHHDELAEILAGETGKTLADAKGDVWRGIEVVEQAANIASLMMGETAENVARDIDTASWIQPLGVCTGITPFNFPAMIPLWMFPLAIAAGNTFILKPSEQDPLTPNRLAELFIEAGAPAGVLQVLHGGREVVDSLLTHPDIRAISFVGSVPVGQHIYRTGTAHLKRVQAFAGAKNHMVILPDANKDQVLSNLVGASCGAAGQRCMAISVAVFVGESKQWIDELGAQMAELRPGPWTDPHAAFGPLISQQARQRVLRLIAEGKAEGAECLLDGSHCTVEGYPNGNWLGPTLFRGVTAKMGLYREEIFGPVLVCMEVDTLDEAIALVNASPYGNGTSIFTRSGGAARHYQHAVEVGQVGINVAIPVPLPFFSFTGWKGSFYGDLHAYGKQGVRFYTETKTVTTRWFDESPVTGPNMTIHLK comes from the coding sequence ATGGCCAAGGCAATTCCGCAGTTGATCGAAGGACAGTGGCGCGAAAGCCGCGCCCGCGAGTTCATCGAAGTCACCGACCCGGCGACCCAGGAGGTGCTGGCCCTGGCGCCCAAGGCCACCGCCGAGGAGATCGAGGCCGCCGTGGCCAGCGCCAAGGCCGCCTTCCTGACCTGGCGCGAGGTGCCGGTGCCGGAGCGCGCGCGTCTGATGCTGCGCTACCAGCACCTGCTCAAGGAGCACCACGACGAGCTGGCCGAAATCCTCGCCGGGGAAACCGGCAAGACCCTGGCCGACGCCAAGGGCGACGTCTGGCGCGGCATCGAGGTGGTCGAGCAGGCGGCCAATATCGCCAGCCTGATGATGGGCGAGACCGCCGAGAACGTGGCCCGCGATATCGACACCGCCAGCTGGATCCAGCCCCTGGGCGTGTGCACCGGGATCACCCCGTTCAACTTCCCGGCGATGATCCCGCTGTGGATGTTTCCCCTGGCCATCGCCGCCGGCAACACCTTCATCCTCAAGCCGTCGGAACAGGACCCGCTGACCCCGAACAGGCTGGCGGAGCTGTTCATCGAGGCCGGCGCCCCCGCGGGCGTGCTGCAGGTGCTGCACGGCGGCCGCGAGGTGGTCGACAGCCTGCTCACCCACCCGGACATCCGCGCCATCTCCTTCGTCGGCTCGGTGCCGGTGGGTCAGCACATCTACCGCACCGGCACCGCCCACCTCAAGCGCGTGCAGGCCTTCGCCGGGGCGAAGAACCACATGGTGATCCTGCCCGACGCCAACAAGGATCAGGTACTCAGCAACCTGGTCGGCGCCAGTTGCGGCGCCGCCGGCCAGCGCTGCATGGCCATCAGCGTGGCGGTGTTCGTCGGCGAGTCGAAGCAGTGGATCGACGAGCTGGGCGCGCAGATGGCCGAACTGCGCCCCGGCCCCTGGACCGATCCCCATGCCGCCTTCGGCCCGCTGATCAGCCAGCAGGCCAGGCAGCGCGTGCTGCGCCTGATCGCCGAGGGCAAGGCCGAGGGCGCCGAGTGCCTGCTGGACGGCTCGCACTGCACGGTGGAAGGCTACCCCAACGGCAACTGGCTGGGCCCCACCCTGTTCCGCGGCGTAACCGCCAAGATGGGCCTGTACCGCGAGGAGATCTTCGGCCCGGTGCTGGTGTGCATGGAGGTCGACACCCTGGACGAGGCCATCGCCCTGGTCAACGCCAGCCCCTACGGCAACGGCACCTCGATCTTCACCCGCTCCGGCGGCGCCGCGCGGCATTACCAGCACGCGGTGGAGGTCGGCCAGGTGGGCATCAACGTGGCGATTCCGGTGCCGCTGCCGTTCTTCTCCTTCACCGGCTGGAAGGGCTCGTTCTACGGCGACCTGCACGCCTACGGCAAGCAGGGCGTGCGTTTCTACACCGAGACCAAGACGGTCACCACCCGCTGGTTCGACGAGTCGCCGGTCACGGGACCGAACATGACCATCCACCTGAAATGA
- a CDS encoding AraC family transcriptional regulator — MAMDKNSTSPRVDTSNWPLPADGVRFITPPRLRRLLARHPLAQGCYPLALGFYPEALGHRMSRPAPSDHLLIYCRAGQGWLETADGRMAVAGGDLLLLPKGQAHAYGADAGKPWTLYFVHFDGELAVDFLRPLGKGPLWRIGVQPRLLAEFDALLGLRKQGLSLPHFIYAAHQLQALLASLAVLPARAQLKSGRVLDVDAVQAVMRAHLHGSLNLDELAAQFKLSRFHFAKTYRALTGHAPIQDFIQLKMAHACRLLDEGEQGIRQVAEQLGYEDVYYFSRLFRKVVGMAPSHYRALHQG, encoded by the coding sequence ATGGCGATGGATAAAAACAGCACGAGCCCTCGGGTCGACACCTCGAACTGGCCGTTGCCGGCCGATGGCGTGCGTTTCATCACCCCGCCGCGCCTGCGCCGATTGCTGGCCCGTCATCCCCTGGCCCAGGGCTGCTACCCGCTGGCCCTGGGTTTCTACCCGGAGGCCCTGGGGCACCGCATGAGCCGGCCGGCGCCGAGCGATCACCTGCTGATCTACTGCCGCGCCGGCCAGGGCTGGCTGGAGACCGCGGATGGACGAATGGCGGTCGCAGGGGGCGACCTGCTGCTGCTGCCCAAGGGCCAGGCCCATGCCTATGGCGCCGATGCCGGCAAACCCTGGACGCTGTACTTCGTGCACTTCGACGGCGAGCTGGCGGTGGACTTCCTGCGCCCCCTGGGCAAGGGGCCGCTGTGGCGTATCGGCGTGCAGCCGCGCCTGTTGGCCGAGTTCGATGCGCTGTTGGGCCTGCGCAAGCAGGGCCTGAGCCTGCCGCACTTCATCTACGCGGCGCACCAGTTGCAGGCGCTGCTGGCTTCCCTGGCGGTGCTGCCGGCGCGGGCCCAGCTCAAGTCCGGGCGGGTGCTGGACGTCGACGCGGTGCAGGCGGTGATGCGCGCCCACCTGCACGGCTCGCTCAACCTCGACGAGCTGGCGGCGCAGTTCAAGCTGTCGCGCTTCCACTTCGCCAAGACCTACCGCGCCCTGACCGGCCATGCGCCCATCCAGGATTTCATCCAGCTGAAGATGGCCCACGCCTGCCGCCTGCTCGACGAGGGCGAGCAGGGCATCCGCCAGGTCGCCGAGCAGCTGGGTTACGAGGACGTCTATTACTTCTCGCGGCTGTTCCGCAAGGTGGTGGGCATGGCGCCCAGCCACTACCGGGCGCTGCACCAGGGCTGA
- the ung gene encoding uracil-DNA glycosylase: protein MTAVDNIKLEAGWKQALREEFDKPYMKSLGDFLRQEKAAGKEIYPPGPLIFNALNSTPLAQVRVVIIGQDPYHGPGQAHGLCFSVQPGVPTPPSLLNIYKELKRDLNIDIPGHGCLQHWAEQGVLLLNTSLTVERGIAGSHAGKGWHAFTDKVIETVSQQCEHLVFLLWGAHAQSKQRLIDPTRHLVLRSPHPSPLSAHRGFLGNGHFGRTNKFLEQHGLAPIDWRLPEL, encoded by the coding sequence ATGACCGCTGTCGACAACATCAAGCTCGAAGCCGGCTGGAAACAGGCCCTGCGCGAGGAATTCGACAAACCTTACATGAAGAGCCTCGGCGACTTCCTGCGCCAGGAGAAGGCCGCCGGCAAGGAGATCTACCCGCCGGGGCCGCTGATCTTCAACGCGCTGAACTCCACGCCGCTGGCCCAGGTCAGGGTGGTGATCATCGGCCAGGACCCCTACCACGGCCCGGGCCAGGCCCATGGCCTGTGCTTCTCGGTGCAGCCGGGGGTGCCGACGCCGCCCTCCTTGCTGAACATCTACAAGGAACTCAAGCGCGACCTGAACATCGACATCCCGGGTCACGGCTGCCTGCAGCACTGGGCCGAGCAGGGCGTGTTGCTGCTCAACACCTCGCTCACCGTCGAGCGCGGCATCGCCGGCTCCCACGCCGGCAAGGGCTGGCATGCCTTCACCGACAAGGTGATCGAGACCGTCAGCCAGCAGTGCGAGCACCTGGTGTTCCTGCTGTGGGGCGCCCATGCCCAGAGCAAGCAGCGCCTGATCGACCCGACCCGGCACCTGGTCCTGCGCTCGCCGCACCCCTCGCCGCTGTCCGCCCACCGCGGCTTCCTCGGCAACGGCCACTTCGGCCGCACCAACAAGTTCCTCGAACAGCACGGTCTGGCGCCGATCGACTGGCGGCTGCCCGAGTTATGA